The Gammaproteobacteria bacterium genome contains a region encoding:
- a CDS encoding DUF1223 domain-containing protein, translating to MNSGVMAMVQYFKSICTSYQRSVTQNIGIALVAGVAWLASSNAMAESFSFNSGDRRVALYELFTSEGCSSCPPAEAWLARLKQDPRLWKEIVPLAFHVDYWDYLGWKDRFAQQEYSARQYRYQAKGDISTVYTPGFVVNGHEWRGWFDRRNPDVADAPAGNLTVELKGGRVTAQYQRTDSSQHPLVLNLALLGTGLQSKIIAGENRGRTLKQEFVVLRHVTMQSPDAHWQLPLPSVEKVNAKRLALAVWVSRVGDQVPLQATGGWISRAMR from the coding sequence ATGAATAGCGGGGTAATGGCGATGGTTCAATACTTTAAATCAATTTGTACGTCATATCAGCGCAGCGTCACGCAGAATATCGGTATTGCCTTGGTGGCTGGTGTTGCTTGGCTGGCATCTTCTAACGCCATGGCTGAAAGCTTCAGCTTCAATAGCGGCGACCGCCGCGTCGCACTGTACGAGCTTTTTACTTCCGAGGGCTGCAGCAGTTGCCCACCGGCAGAGGCATGGTTGGCTCGGCTGAAGCAGGACCCGCGCCTATGGAAGGAGATCGTGCCGCTGGCATTCCACGTGGACTACTGGGATTACCTGGGTTGGAAGGACAGGTTCGCCCAGCAAGAATACTCGGCTCGACAGTACCGCTACCAGGCAAAGGGCGATATCAGCACGGTCTACACGCCAGGTTTTGTGGTCAATGGTCACGAGTGGCGGGGTTGGTTTGACAGGCGGAACCCCGATGTAGCGGATGCACCTGCCGGCAATTTGACCGTCGAACTAAAAGGCGGGCGGGTAACGGCACAGTATCAGAGAACTGACAGTAGTCAACACCCGCTGGTGCTCAACCTCGCCCTGCTCGGTACAGGTCTGCAATCGAAAATCATCGCCGGAGAGAATCGGGGGCGAACGTTGAAACAGGAGTTCGTGGTGCTGAGGCACGTCACCATGCAGTCGCCGGACGCCCACTGGCAGTTACCGCTTCCATCTGTTGAAAAGGTGAACGCTAAACGGTTAGCTCTGGCCGTGTGGGTGAGCCGAGTGGGAGACCAAGTGCCTCTGCAGGCCACCGGTGGGTGGATCTCGCGTGCGATGAGATAG